The following proteins come from a genomic window of Vidua chalybeata isolate OUT-0048 chromosome 2, bVidCha1 merged haplotype, whole genome shotgun sequence:
- the DNAJC3 gene encoding dnaJ homolog subfamily C member 3 produces MVSPSASAGRLGSALPFLLVLLDLQYQGAECGINAEVEKQLEMGKKLLAAGQLADALSHFHAAIEGDSENYIAYYRRATVYLAMGKSKAAIRDLSKVVELKQDFTSARLQRGHLLLKQGKFDEAEDDFKNVLKSNPSNNEEKEAQTQLTKSDELQRLHSQALSAYQQEDYGAAISLLDEILAVCVWDAELRELRAECYIKEGEPSKAISDLKAAAKLKNDNTEAFYKISRIYYQLGDHELSLSEVRECLKLDQDHKQCFSLYKQVKKLNKQIESAEEFIREGRYEDAISKYESVMKTEPEVPIYSTRAKERICHCLSKNQQATEAIKLCSEVLQLEPTNVNALKDRAEAYLLEDMYEEAIKDYETAQANSENDQQIREGLERAQRMLKQSQKRDYYKILGVKRNARKQEIIKAYRKLASQWHPDNFQSEEEKKKAEKKFIDIAAAKEVLTDPEMRRKFDAGEDPLDAESQQGGNNPFHRSWNTWQGFNPFGSGGGPFTFKFHFS; encoded by the exons atggtgTCCCCCTCTGCCTCCGCCGGGCGCCTGGGCTCCGCGCTGCCCTTCCTGCTCGTGCTCCTCGACCTGCAGTACCAGG GAGCTGAGTGTGGAATAAATGCAGAAGTAGAGAAACAACTTGAAATGGGGAAGAAATTATTGGCTGCTGGACAGCTGGCGGATGCTTTGTCTCACTTTCATGCAGCTATAG AGGGAGACTCTGAGAACTACATTGCTTATTACAGAAGAGCCACAGTGTACTTAGCCATGGGCAAATCTAAAGCAGCAATTCGCGATTTAAGTAAAGTGGTTGAATTAAAGCAAGACTTCACATCA GCAAGATTACAGAGAGGACACTTACTGCTTAAGCAAGGAAAATTCGATGAAGCAGAGGATGACTTTAAAAATGTG CTCAAATCCAATCCTAGCaataatgaggaaaaagaagccCAGACTCAGCTGACAAAATCTGATGAGCTGCAACGCCTACATTCACAAGCATTATCTGCCTACCAGCAAGAGGATTACGGAGCTGCTATTTCTCTTCTTGATGAAATCTTGGCA GTTTGTGTTTGGGATGCAGAGCTACGGGAACTTCGAGCAGAGTGTTATATAAAGGAAGGGGAACCAAGCAAAGCCATTAGTGACTTGAAAGCTGCTGCCAAATTAAAGAATGATAATACTGAAGCCTTCTATAAAATCAGCAGAATATATTATCAGCTGGGGGACCATGAATTATCTCTCAG TGAGGTCCGGGAGTGTCTGAAACTGGACCAAGACCATAAGCAATGCTTCTCTCTCTATAAGCAAGTAAAGAAACTCAATAAGCAGATCGAGTCAGCAGAGGAATTCATCAGAGAAGGCAG GTATGAAGATGCTATCAGTAAATATGAGTCTGTAATGAAAACTGAGCCAGAAGTCCCAATTTATTCTACTCGTGCCAAAGAAAGGATCTGTCACTGCTTATCAAAG AATCAGCAGGCTACAGAAGCCATCAAACTTTGTTCAGAAGTTCTGCAGCTAGAACCAACCAACGTGAATGCCCTGAAAGACAGAGCAGAAGCTTATTTGCTAGAAGACATGTATGAAGAAG ctatTAAAGACTATGAGACTGCTCAAGCCAATAGTGAAAATGACCAGCAGATTCGGGAAGGGCTGGAACGTGCCCAGAGAATGCTGAAGCAATCACAGAAGAGGGATTATTATAAAATCCTGGGAGTAAAAAG AAATGCTCGAAAGCAAGAAATCATAAAAGCTTACAGAAAGCTGGCATCCCAGTGGCACCCTGATAACTTCCAgagtgaggaagaaaagaagaaagcagagaagaaattcaTTGATATTGCAGCTGCTAAAGAAGTCCTCACTGACCCAG AAATGAGGCGGAAGTTTGATGCGGGAGAGGACCCACTGGATGCGGAGAGTCAGCAAGGTGGCAACAACCCTTTTCACAGGAGCTGGAACACGTGGCAAGGATTCAA